From the genome of Phreatobacter cathodiphilus, one region includes:
- a CDS encoding LacI family DNA-binding transcriptional regulator — translation MATIRDVARLANVSVATVSNALNSADRVSGELRARVLAAVDKLGYAPHPAARSLRKRSSGLLGLVVGDITNPFFSDLFAAVEDAAAASGYLVLLCNSSERVEREEAHLKMLRSQRIDGLILAPTGAVSMNRAALLAQLEVPVVLVDRAMDGLGYDAVVLDNHRAAFEATRHLIAAGHRRIALVNGPEVVRTAADRLRGYREALLTAGIPLDPALVRDAGFQEAPACRAVADLLATDDPPTAIFATNNLMTVGAIRALADLGLRCPEDVSIIGIDDLPWADSVSPRLTAVAQPVREIGERALALVAERIAGSRLGPGEVVVMAPKLIVRRSCGAPAVTPSGTPHVA, via the coding sequence ATGGCCACGATCCGGGACGTCGCGCGGCTGGCGAACGTGTCCGTCGCGACCGTGTCGAACGCGCTGAACAGCGCCGACCGCGTCAGCGGGGAGCTGCGCGCCCGCGTCCTCGCGGCCGTGGACAAACTCGGCTATGCGCCCCATCCCGCGGCCCGCTCTCTGCGCAAGCGATCCAGCGGGCTGCTCGGCCTGGTGGTCGGCGACATCACCAACCCGTTCTTCTCCGACCTCTTCGCGGCGGTCGAGGACGCCGCCGCCGCCAGCGGCTATCTCGTGCTCCTCTGCAACTCCTCGGAACGGGTCGAGCGCGAAGAGGCCCACCTGAAGATGCTGCGCAGCCAGCGCATCGACGGGCTCATCCTGGCCCCCACCGGCGCGGTGTCGATGAACCGCGCCGCCCTTCTCGCGCAGCTCGAGGTGCCGGTCGTGCTCGTCGACCGCGCCATGGACGGGCTGGGCTATGACGCCGTGGTCCTGGACAACCACCGGGCCGCCTTCGAGGCGACACGCCACCTGATCGCCGCCGGCCATCGCCGCATCGCGCTCGTCAACGGTCCGGAGGTCGTGCGCACCGCCGCGGACCGTCTGCGCGGCTATCGCGAGGCGCTGCTGACCGCCGGGATTCCCCTTGACCCCGCCCTCGTGCGCGACGCCGGCTTTCAGGAGGCGCCCGCCTGCCGGGCCGTGGCCGATCTGCTGGCGACCGACGATCCCCCCACCGCGATCTTCGCCACCAACAACCTGATGACCGTCGGCGCCATCCGGGCCCTCGCCGATCTCGGCCTGCGCTGCCCCGAGGACGTCTCGATCATCGGCATCGACGACCTGCCCTGGGCCGATTCGGTGTCGCCGCGCCTCACCGCCGTCGCCCAGCCGGTGCGCGAGATCGGCGAGCGGGCGCTGGCGCTCGTCGCCGAGCGGATCGCGGGAAGCCGCCTCGGCCCGGGCGAGGTCGTCGTGATGGCGCCGAAGCTCATCGTCCGCCGATCCTGCGGCGCGCCCGCCGTCACCCCCTCCGGGACCCCCCATGTCGCATGA
- a CDS encoding amidase — translation MSHDLIALSATAVRTLLRAGEITSVELVEAAADRIAVVEPKVNAVPTLCLDRAMDQARAADVARRAGHDTILSGIPIVVKDNNDVAGTRNTGGTPIFRDRVSATSDRTVAQMETNGAVVLGKANLSELGGAQTTNAVHGTTLNPYDTRLTCGGSSGGSAVALATGEAWLAHGNDYGGSLRIPAAFCNVLGLRPTPGRVPRKRLTDPFDTIFVEGPMARSVDDLALLFDAMVGYDPGDFLSRPASGPPAFAAARDPRRPARIAISPDLGLPVETPVRAAVEIFADTLERAGVAVHRGYPATTGAMDAFRVLRGESFFATWEPLLDRHRDLFPPAVMGDILRGRDQPGRAIAAANRVRTDFYRRAVDFLDTHEFLVCPATQTMPFAADILAPETVAGETMPDYLGWIAITAIWSLSGLPAISVPIGFSPEGLPIGVQILTHGGREADLFRLAAWIERELALPTGPVDPR, via the coding sequence ATGTCGCATGACCTGATCGCCCTGTCCGCCACCGCCGTCCGCACGCTCCTGCGGGCGGGAGAGATCACCTCCGTCGAACTCGTGGAGGCCGCCGCCGACCGGATCGCCGTGGTGGAGCCGAAGGTCAACGCCGTCCCGACGCTCTGCCTCGACCGCGCCATGGACCAGGCGCGCGCGGCGGACGTCGCGCGGCGCGCCGGGCACGACACGATCCTTTCCGGCATTCCCATCGTGGTGAAGGACAACAACGACGTCGCCGGCACCCGGAACACCGGCGGCACGCCGATCTTCCGCGACCGCGTCTCCGCGACCTCCGACCGCACCGTGGCGCAGATGGAGACGAACGGCGCCGTCGTCCTCGGCAAGGCCAACCTTTCCGAGCTCGGCGGCGCGCAGACGACCAACGCGGTGCACGGCACCACGCTGAACCCCTACGACACCCGCCTCACCTGCGGCGGCTCGTCCGGCGGCTCGGCGGTGGCGCTGGCGACCGGCGAGGCCTGGCTGGCGCACGGCAACGACTATGGCGGCAGCCTGCGCATCCCCGCCGCCTTCTGCAATGTGCTGGGCCTGCGTCCGACGCCCGGCCGCGTGCCCCGCAAGCGCCTGACGGACCCCTTCGACACCATCTTCGTCGAGGGGCCGATGGCGCGCTCGGTGGACGATCTCGCTCTGCTCTTCGACGCTATGGTCGGCTACGACCCCGGCGACTTTCTCTCCCGGCCCGCCTCCGGCCCGCCGGCTTTCGCCGCCGCACGAGACCCACGCAGGCCGGCGCGCATCGCGATCTCGCCCGACCTCGGCCTCCCCGTGGAGACGCCGGTCAGGGCGGCCGTCGAGATCTTCGCCGACACTCTCGAACGGGCCGGCGTCGCGGTGCATCGCGGTTATCCCGCCACGACCGGTGCCATGGACGCGTTCCGCGTGCTGCGCGGCGAGAGTTTCTTCGCCACCTGGGAGCCGCTCCTCGACCGGCACCGGGACCTGTTTCCCCCTGCCGTCATGGGCGACATCCTGCGGGGCCGCGACCAGCCCGGCCGCGCCATCGCCGCGGCGAACCGCGTCCGCACCGACTTCTACCGCCGCGCCGTCGACTTCCTCGACACCCACGAATTCCTCGTCTGCCCGGCGACCCAGACCATGCCCTTCGCGGCCGATATCCTCGCGCCGGAAACGGTCGCGGGCGAGACGATGCCGGATTACCTCGGCTGGATCGCCATCACGGCGATCTGGTCCCTCAGCGGCCTGCCGGCCATCTCCGTTCCCATCGGCTTCTCGCCGGAGGGGCTTCCCATCGGCGTGCAGATCCTGACCCACGGCGGGCGCGAGGCCGACCTGTTTCGGCTCGCGGCCTGGATCGAGCGCGAGCTCGCTCTCCCCACGGGACCCGTCGATCCACGATGA